A region of Streptomyces paludis DNA encodes the following proteins:
- a CDS encoding DUF1684 domain-containing protein: MTTEPSATAAPEWKEWHERRTAAVAAPYGPLALTGTHWLADHPAGRLPGIPGGWREAGDEVVLTAAAGDGLTDGGRPVTGEVALGADTGAPGDSRIAAGGRRLVVLRREGLWAVRDFDPESAARRAFRAIEATEYDAGWTLPGRFRPYAEARSVRVENADGRERGLGLGGEIAFTVDGTEHTLQVAVEADGSLWAVFADTTSGHGSFRFRFLRPAAPAADGTVTVDFNRALLPPCAFADHFICPFPPPGNTLPFAVAAGERSVRTG, translated from the coding sequence ATGACCACCGAACCATCCGCCACCGCCGCCCCGGAGTGGAAGGAGTGGCACGAGCGGCGCACCGCCGCCGTCGCCGCGCCGTACGGGCCGCTCGCGCTCACCGGCACCCACTGGCTGGCCGACCACCCGGCGGGCCGGCTGCCCGGGATCCCCGGCGGGTGGCGCGAGGCCGGGGACGAGGTGGTGCTGACGGCGGCGGCCGGGGACGGGCTCACCGACGGCGGCCGGCCGGTCACCGGTGAGGTCGCGCTCGGCGCCGACACCGGCGCGCCCGGGGACTCCCGGATCGCCGCGGGCGGCCGGCGGCTGGTCGTGCTGCGCCGCGAAGGGCTCTGGGCCGTACGGGACTTCGACCCGGAGTCCGCCGCGCGGCGCGCGTTCCGGGCGATCGAGGCCACGGAGTACGACGCGGGCTGGACGCTGCCGGGCCGCTTCCGGCCGTACGCCGAGGCCCGGAGCGTACGGGTCGAGAACGCCGACGGGCGGGAGCGCGGCCTCGGCCTCGGCGGCGAGATCGCCTTCACCGTCGACGGCACGGAACACACCCTTCAGGTGGCGGTCGAGGCCGACGGCTCGCTGTGGGCGGTCTTCGCGGACACCACCAGCGGGCACGGCAGCTTCCGGTTCCGTTTTCTGCGGCCCGCGGCCCCGGCCGCCGACGGGACGGTGACGGTCGATTTCAACCGCGCGCTGCTGCCGCCGTGCGCCTTCGCGGACCACTTCATCTGCCCGTTCCCGCCGCCGGGCAACACCCTGCCGTTCGCCGTCGCGGCGGGCGAGCGCTCCGTCCGTACCGGCTGA
- a CDS encoding NtaA/DmoA family FMN-dependent monooxygenase (This protein belongs to a clade of FMN-dependent monooxygenases, within a broader family of flavin-dependent oxidoreductases, the luciferase-like monooxygenase (LMM) family, some of whose members use coenzyme F420 rather than FMN.): MHLAAHFPGVNSTTVWTDPRSRSQIDFASFEALARTAERGRFDFFFLAEGLRLREQKGLIHDLDVVGRPESLTLLNALAAVTDRLGLAATVNTTFNEPYELARRLATLDHLSGGRAGWNVVTSSDAFTGENFRRGGYLDRADRYTRAAEFVATARELWDSWTPPEPGRPDAPYGSPRPFAHSGPQFRIEGEFTVARPPQGHPVVIQAGDSDEGREFAAAAADVIFTRHGTLEAGRAFYADTKRRLATYGRKPADLKIMPGVTVVIGDTDSEAQERAAEIRGQQVSGQTALLAAEQIWGRDLSSYDPDGPLPAFDPDPDVRLAQGRVRHADPLAEAARWRALSEAKGLSLRGTVIETTTRQSFVGSPETVAEAFDTFVRTDAADGFILVPHLTPGGLDDVVDRVVPLLQERGVFRTEYAGTTLRSHLGLPHPVPKG; the protein is encoded by the coding sequence ATCCATCTCGCCGCGCACTTCCCCGGGGTCAACAGCACCACCGTCTGGACCGACCCCCGCTCCCGGTCCCAGATCGACTTCGCCTCCTTCGAGGCGCTCGCCCGTACCGCCGAGCGCGGCAGGTTCGACTTCTTCTTCCTCGCCGAGGGGCTGCGGCTGCGCGAACAGAAGGGCCTCATCCACGATCTGGACGTCGTCGGCCGGCCCGAGTCGCTCACCCTGCTCAACGCGCTGGCCGCCGTCACCGACCGGCTCGGGCTGGCCGCCACCGTCAACACCACCTTCAACGAGCCGTACGAACTGGCCCGCAGGCTCGCCACCCTCGACCACCTCAGCGGCGGCCGGGCCGGCTGGAACGTGGTGACCTCCTCCGACGCCTTCACCGGCGAGAACTTCCGGCGCGGCGGCTATCTCGACCGCGCCGACCGCTACACCCGCGCCGCCGAGTTCGTCGCCACCGCCCGCGAGCTGTGGGACTCCTGGACCCCGCCCGAGCCCGGCCGGCCCGACGCGCCGTACGGCAGCCCCCGGCCGTTCGCCCACTCCGGACCGCAGTTCCGGATCGAGGGCGAGTTCACCGTGGCGCGCCCGCCGCAGGGCCATCCCGTGGTCATCCAGGCCGGTGACTCGGACGAGGGACGGGAGTTCGCCGCGGCGGCCGCCGATGTGATCTTCACCCGGCACGGCACCCTGGAGGCGGGCCGCGCCTTCTACGCCGACACCAAGCGCAGGCTCGCGACGTACGGCAGGAAACCGGCCGACCTCAAGATCATGCCGGGGGTCACCGTCGTCATCGGCGACACCGACTCCGAGGCGCAGGAACGGGCCGCCGAGATCCGCGGCCAGCAGGTCTCCGGGCAGACCGCGCTGCTGGCCGCCGAGCAGATCTGGGGCCGCGACCTCTCCTCGTACGACCCCGACGGGCCGCTGCCCGCCTTCGATCCCGACCCGGACGTCCGTCTCGCCCAGGGCCGGGTCCGGCACGCCGACCCGCTCGCCGAGGCGGCCCGGTGGCGGGCGCTGTCCGAGGCCAAGGGGCTGTCGCTGCGGGGGACCGTCATCGAGACGACCACCCGGCAGTCCTTCGTGGGCTCCCCGGAGACCGTCGCCGAGGCGTTCGACACCTTCGTACGGACCGACGCGGCCGACGGCTTCATCCTCGTCCCCCACCTCACCCCGGGCGGCCTCGACGACGTCGTCGACCGGGTCGTACCGCTGCTCCAGGAGCGCGGTGTGTTCCGCACGGAATACGCGGGCACCACCCTGCGCTCACACCTGGGGCTTCCGCACCCCGTACCGAAAGGCTGA